A genomic segment from Clostridium pasteurianum BC1 encodes:
- the frr gene encoding ribosome recycling factor — protein MLKDIINTAEEKMNKTISVLKKELASMKAGKANPAMLDRIEVEYYGSSTALNQLANVSAPEPRILLIQPYDRSAIKAIEKAILVSNLGLNPSNDGAVIRLMIPELTEETRKDIVKSVKKLGEDGKVAIRAVRRDANDKIKALKKDNTITEDEVKKCEDDVQKKTDVYIKDIDKIIENKEKDLMSI, from the coding sequence ATGCTAAAAGATATTATTAATACTGCTGAAGAAAAAATGAATAAAACTATTTCTGTTTTAAAAAAGGAACTTGCGTCCATGAAAGCTGGTAAAGCAAATCCTGCTATGCTTGACAGAATAGAGGTTGAATATTATGGAAGTTCAACAGCTTTAAATCAACTTGCAAATGTATCTGCTCCAGAACCTAGAATTTTACTTATTCAACCTTATGATAGGTCTGCAATAAAGGCTATTGAAAAAGCAATACTTGTATCAAACTTAGGATTAAATCCATCAAATGATGGAGCGGTAATTAGACTTATGATACCAGAACTTACAGAAGAAACAAGAAAGGATATTGTAAAGTCTGTAAAAAAGCTTGGGGAAGATGGAAAAGTTGCTATTAGAGCTGTAAGAAGAGATGCTAATGATAAAATTAAAGCTTTAAAGAAAGATAATACTATAACCGAAGACGAAGTAAAAAAATGTGAAGATGATGTACAAAAGAAAACTGACGTATATATTAAGGACATAGATAAAATAATAGAGAACAAAGAAAAAGATTTAATGTCTATATAA
- a CDS encoding isoprenyl transferase yields the protein MWKFLGFKNGDNYIKNDEKKQYELNYDNIPRHIAIIMDGNGRWAKEKNLPRSIGHTVAVENLNKIIKETSDLGVKYLTLYAFSTENWNRPAEEVNTLMKLLAEYLKKQLNELHKNNVIVKTIGDISRLPDICIQVLEKSMEKTKNNTGMLLNLALNYGGRDEILYAIKNIFNDYVEGIISKEDINNINVEIFNKYLYTKNIPDPDLIIRTSGEQRLSNFLLWQCAYSEFWYTDVKWPDFSKENLHEAIKDYQLRNRRFGGIK from the coding sequence ATGTGGAAATTTTTAGGATTTAAAAATGGGGATAATTATATTAAAAATGATGAAAAAAAACAGTATGAATTAAATTACGATAACATTCCAAGACATATTGCCATAATTATGGATGGCAATGGAAGATGGGCTAAAGAAAAGAATCTTCCAAGAAGTATTGGGCATACGGTTGCAGTAGAAAATCTTAATAAGATTATAAAAGAAACTAGTGATCTTGGCGTTAAATATTTAACTTTATATGCTTTCTCTACAGAAAATTGGAATAGACCTGCTGAAGAAGTAAATACATTAATGAAACTTTTAGCTGAATATTTAAAAAAACAATTAAATGAACTTCATAAAAATAATGTAATAGTAAAAACCATTGGTGATATATCAAGGCTTCCAGATATTTGTATACAGGTATTAGAAAAATCAATGGAAAAGACAAAAAATAATACTGGTATGCTTTTGAATCTGGCTTTAAATTATGGCGGTAGAGATGAGATACTGTATGCGATAAAAAACATATTTAATGATTATGTTGAAGGAATTATTTCTAAGGAAGATATTAATAATATAAATGTAGAGATCTTTAATAAATACTTATATACAAAAAACATTCCAGATCCAGATCTTATAATAAGAACCAGTGGCGAACAGCGATTAAGTAATTTTTTACTTTGGCAGTGTGCTTATTCGGAATTTTGGTATACTGATGTAAAATGGCCTGATTTCAGCAAGGAGAATCTTCATGAAGCAATAAAAGATTATCAGCTTAGGAATAGAAGATTTGGAGGAATAAAGTAG
- the pyrH gene encoding UMP kinase, producing MESIKYKRIMLKISGEALAGENGYGIDFQVAKRIAEEIKEIVQMGIEVGAVVGGGNIWRGRQGEGMDRTTADYMGMLATCINAMALQDSLESIGVYTRVQTAIEMKQIAEPFIRRRAMRHLEKGRVVIFGAGTGNPYFSTDTTAALRAAEIEADLILLAKKVDGVYDKDPKKYSDAIKFDNVTYMDVLEKGLQVMDSTATSLCMDNNIPILVFGLDTPGNIKRALSGEKIGTLVTK from the coding sequence ATGGAATCTATAAAATATAAAAGAATAATGTTGAAAATATCTGGTGAAGCCTTAGCAGGAGAAAATGGATACGGTATAGATTTTCAAGTAGCAAAAAGAATCGCTGAAGAAATTAAAGAAATTGTACAAATGGGTATAGAAGTTGGTGCTGTAGTTGGTGGTGGAAATATATGGCGTGGAAGACAAGGTGAAGGTATGGATAGAACCACTGCAGACTATATGGGAATGCTTGCAACTTGTATAAATGCCATGGCACTTCAGGATTCTTTAGAAAGTATTGGTGTATATACAAGAGTCCAGACTGCTATAGAAATGAAACAAATTGCGGAGCCATTTATAAGAAGAAGAGCTATGAGACATCTAGAAAAGGGTAGAGTAGTCATTTTTGGTGCAGGCACAGGAAATCCATATTTTTCTACAGATACTACAGCTGCTTTAAGAGCGGCTGAAATAGAAGCTGATCTTATATTATTAGCTAAAAAAGTTGATGGAGTTTATGATAAGGATCCTAAAAAATATAGTGATGCTATTAAATTTGATAATGTTACTTATATGGATGTATTAGAAAAGGGATTACAGGTTATGGATTCTACTGCAACTTCTTTGTGTATGGATAATAATATTCCAATTTTAGTTTTTGGCTTAGATACTCCAGGAAATATAAAAAGAGCCCTTTCCGGTGAGAAAATTGGTACTTTAGTAACTAAATAA
- a CDS encoding phosphatidate cytidylyltransferase, translated as MNKRYLGALILAPLIIFLFLGGIYLKILMLILSLLAMQEFYKIVREKNINTINILGYLLCIIYYILVSNNLELKYIMLLLTLSLIIMFCIPVFNTKYNFIDISITMLGFLYISVFFSFIVLINIKTFNFNGDNILVGKYLVWLVPLSSWICDTTAYYGGRYLGKNKLCPKVSPKKTVEGSITGLLGSILSCTIFGVLINRYVAGMNLININIYNYAFIGLLCGIFSQFGDLTASSIKRYVGVKDFSQLIPGHGGILDRFDSILFSAAIVYYYVSFILNI; from the coding sequence ATGAATAAAAGATATTTAGGAGCATTAATTTTAGCACCACTTATAATATTTTTATTTTTAGGTGGAATTTATTTGAAAATTTTAATGCTTATTTTATCACTGCTGGCTATGCAGGAATTTTATAAAATAGTAAGAGAAAAAAATATTAATACTATAAATATATTGGGATATTTGCTATGTATTATATATTATATTCTTGTGAGTAATAATTTGGAGCTTAAATACATAATGTTACTATTAACCTTGAGTCTAATTATTATGTTTTGTATACCTGTGTTTAATACAAAATACAATTTTATAGATATTTCTATAACCATGCTAGGTTTTCTATATATTTCTGTATTCTTTAGCTTTATAGTACTTATAAATATTAAGACTTTTAATTTTAATGGTGATAATATACTTGTTGGAAAATACTTAGTATGGTTGGTACCATTATCTTCCTGGATCTGTGATACCACTGCATATTATGGTGGAAGATATTTAGGGAAAAATAAATTATGCCCTAAGGTAAGTCCTAAAAAAACAGTAGAAGGTTCAATAACTGGTTTGTTAGGAAGCATTTTATCCTGTACTATATTTGGCGTACTCATAAATAGATATGTTGCTGGAATGAATCTAATAAATATTAATATATACAATTATGCCTTTATTGGACTTCTATGCGGAATATTTTCACAATTTGGAGATTTAACAGCTTCCTCTATTAAAAGGTATGTAGGTGTTAAAGATTTTAGTCAATTGATACCAGGCCATGGCGGTATATTGGATAGATTCGATAGTATATTATTTTCTGCTGCTATAGTATATTATTATGTAAGTTTTATTTTAAATATATAA
- the tsf gene encoding translation elongation factor Ts, which translates to MISASLVKELRDRTGAAMMACKKALTEANGDIDKAIEILREKGLAAAAKKAGRVAAEGLIVTYLSEDKKSGAIVEVNCETDFVSANEEFVVLANNAAKMAATTEAANVEELLDEKYIVDNTTTLKDTLTALIAKLGENMNVRRFVKYNAAKGVVQSYIHGGGRIGVLVELSCEKESEVLFDLSKDICMQIAAANPLFLNEDQVDTKALNSEREIYRTQALNEGKPEKIVDKMVEGRIKKYLKEVCLVDQVWVKDSDLTISKLLAAKSKEVGAPITISAFTRFERGEGIEKIEENFAEEVQRQMQQGK; encoded by the coding sequence ATGATTTCTGCAAGTTTAGTTAAAGAATTAAGAGATAGAACAGGTGCTGCAATGATGGCTTGTAAAAAGGCATTAACAGAAGCAAATGGTGATATTGATAAAGCTATTGAGATATTAAGGGAAAAAGGCTTAGCTGCAGCTGCTAAGAAAGCAGGAAGAGTTGCTGCTGAAGGATTAATCGTTACATATTTAAGTGAAGACAAAAAATCAGGTGCAATAGTTGAAGTAAATTGTGAAACTGACTTTGTTTCAGCTAATGAAGAATTTGTAGTATTAGCAAATAATGCTGCTAAAATGGCAGCAACAACGGAAGCAGCTAATGTAGAAGAATTATTAGATGAAAAATATATAGTGGATAATACTACCACACTTAAAGATACACTTACAGCATTAATAGCTAAGCTAGGCGAAAATATGAATGTAAGAAGATTTGTTAAGTATAATGCAGCAAAGGGTGTAGTTCAAAGTTATATCCATGGCGGTGGAAGAATCGGAGTATTAGTTGAACTTTCCTGTGAAAAAGAGAGTGAAGTACTTTTTGATTTATCAAAGGATATATGTATGCAAATCGCAGCAGCTAATCCACTTTTCCTAAATGAAGATCAAGTAGATACTAAAGCCTTGAATAGTGAGAGAGAAATTTACAGAACTCAAGCTTTAAATGAGGGAAAACCTGAAAAAATCGTTGATAAAATGGTTGAAGGTAGAATAAAAAAATATCTTAAAGAAGTTTGTCTTGTTGACCAAGTTTGGGTTAAAGACTCAGATTTAACAATTTCAAAGCTTCTTGCAGCAAAATCTAAAGAAGTTGGTGCTCCTATAACTATATCAGCTTTTACAAGATTTGAAAGAGGCGAAGGTATTGAGAAAATAGAGGAAAATTTTGCTGAAGAAGTTCAAAGACAAATGCAGCAGGGTAAATAA